Part of the Marinicella rhabdoformis genome is shown below.
CGTTTTCGCCAAAAAGAATCAGGCCCAATCGGTCACCTGTTCGACGCTCTATGAATTCTCCGGCCACTTTTTTAACTGCCGTTAATCGGTCAACAGCCTGACCATTAATTTGCATGTCCTGTTGTTCCATAGAACCAGAAATATCAATCGCCAACATCAAATCTCGGCCTTCGATAGGTAATGGTACCGGCTCACCAATCCATTGCGGCCTGCTCACAGCGGTCAATAAAAACAGCCACAACAACAAATTTAACCAGCGCCATTTGTTGCTGCTGCTTTGTTGTTGGTTAGCAAACATGTCCTTCAAAAAAGGCACTGAAATGGTGGTGATACTGGCCTGCTTAACACGCGGTAACAAGCGCACCAAAAAGGGCAGCGGCAACAAAACAAACAACCAAGGCCAAGCAAAACTATACATTGCTTACCTCCTTGGCTTCATTTCTTTGCGGGATTAACTGTTTCATCACCACTTTTTTGATGTGGTTGTGAATCAATTCTGACAACGCTTTTTCATCAAACTCAACCGTTGGCTGATAAATCGCATCGGTCAATAAACCCTGAAATTGAGTGAATGGCTGTTCCTTGTGATAACTGTTCAAATGCTCAATCCACTGAGCACCGGCTAATGTCACTTGATGGTCATTGTGCTGTTGGAATTTTTCAAAACGACGCAACAACATTGACAATTCTGATAGCAACAGCCTTTTGTCTTTGTGTTCAGTATAGGCAAAGTTTATCGCACCCAACTGTTGTTCAATCTCATTAAAGCGTTTTATTCGCTGCCTTCTCTTGTACCATTTAACGCCAAGAAAAAATAAAAACAGCACCAACAAAGTCAAGACAAACCACCAACCCGGAGCCAGCGGCCAAAATCCCGGTTCAGCAGGTAAATGTAAGTCACGTAAGGGCAACTCTTGGGCAGCTTGCGTCATGTTAGGTGGGTTGCTGTTCATGGGTACAGTTTGTTGCATCATGACTGCTTCCCCAACCAATGGTTGAAAGCCAAACTGGGGTTACTCAAACCATTGCGTAATTTATTGACCCATAAATCATTGGTTTGTACTGGAATGATGGGCACGCCTGCTTTGATGATTTGGGTCTTCAAATCTTCAATATGATTTTGCTGTTGTGTATTCAATCGTTCTAGGGTGGCATCTTTTCTGGTGTCCATGA
Proteins encoded:
- a CDS encoding DUF4381 domain-containing protein translates to MQQTVPMNSNPPNMTQAAQELPLRDLHLPAEPGFWPLAPGWWFVLTLLVLFLFFLGVKWYKRRQRIKRFNEIEQQLGAINFAYTEHKDKRLLLSELSMLLRRFEKFQQHNDHQVTLAGAQWIEHLNSYHKEQPFTQFQGLLTDAIYQPTVEFDEKALSELIHNHIKKVVMKQLIPQRNEAKEVSNV